A single window of Thermodesulfobacteriota bacterium DNA harbors:
- a CDS encoding aminodeoxychorismate/anthranilate synthase component II has product MILLIDNYDSFTYNLFQYLGEMTSEILVMRNDRFKLDEIEKMRPSAIVISPGPKRPEDAGLTVEVIKRFGNKTPILGVCLGHQCIGYAFGARIVRAKRILHGKTSFIYHDEKTIFKGLKNPFRAVRYHSLVIDESSIDDSVLEVTAKSEDGEVMGIRHRECFIEGVQFHPESILTESGKKILENFLEIAGVKV; this is encoded by the coding sequence ATGATTCTCCTCATAGATAACTATGATTCCTTCACCTATAACCTCTTTCAGTACCTGGGGGAAATGACATCGGAAATTCTGGTTATGAGAAACGATCGATTCAAACTCGACGAGATAGAAAAGATGAGACCTTCCGCAATAGTTATCTCACCCGGACCGAAAAGACCAGAAGATGCGGGATTGACAGTGGAAGTGATAAAGAGGTTCGGGAATAAAACCCCAATTCTTGGTGTATGCTTGGGCCATCAGTGTATCGGATACGCCTTCGGGGCACGAATTGTGCGAGCAAAAAGGATTTTACATGGAAAGACGTCCTTTATCTATCATGACGAAAAAACAATATTTAAAGGCTTAAAAAACCCGTTTCGTGCTGTAAGGTATCATTCGCTCGTAATAGATGAAAGCTCCATCGATGATTCGGTTTTAGAAGTTACGGCTAAGTCCGAAGACGGGGAGGTAATGGGGATAAGGCACAGAGAATGCTTCATAGAAGGTGTCCAGTTTCATCCAGAATCTATCCTTACAGAGAGCGGCAAAAAGATATTGGAGAATTTTTTAGAGATCGCGGGGGTAAAAGTATGA
- the trpD gene encoding anthranilate phosphoribosyltransferase: protein MIKDAIKKLADRIDLSFEEVKEVISEIVEGKAKESQIAAFLTALRIKGERPEEVLAALSVVREKAKRVSVPYKPLLDIVGTGGDGQKTFNISTVSAFVLAGGGVKVAKHGNRALSSLCGSADLIESLGARLNQDESEIQRLIEVTGFAFIFAPFFHPALKQVQKVRQDIGIRTIFNIVGPLANPLSPDYMLLGVAKPEMAYVYVEVLTKTDVQKAAVYYSLDGLDEISVAQETTVFEIDKERVKRYSLSPEEFGIKRAKKEDLLGGDPQKNAFIAKRILSGKERGPKRDVVLLNSGYGFYLVGKTKSIGEGIEYAKEVIDSGLALKVLESYVEESKKCF, encoded by the coding sequence ATGATCAAAGACGCCATAAAGAAACTCGCCGATCGAATAGATCTGTCTTTCGAGGAGGTAAAGGAGGTCATAAGTGAGATCGTTGAGGGCAAGGCAAAAGAATCTCAAATAGCTGCATTCTTAACTGCACTCCGGATTAAAGGGGAAAGACCTGAAGAAGTTCTAGCAGCACTAAGTGTGGTAAGAGAGAAAGCAAAAAGGGTCTCCGTCCCTTATAAACCCTTACTTGATATCGTTGGTACGGGAGGGGATGGGCAAAAAACCTTTAATATATCCACCGTGTCAGCCTTCGTTTTAGCCGGAGGAGGAGTAAAAGTTGCGAAACATGGAAATAGAGCTTTATCGAGCCTTTGTGGAAGCGCAGATCTTATCGAGTCTTTAGGGGCGAGACTAAACCAAGATGAGTCCGAAATACAAAGATTAATAGAGGTGACCGGATTTGCCTTTATTTTTGCACCTTTTTTCCATCCCGCACTAAAGCAAGTCCAAAAGGTAAGACAAGATATAGGAATCAGGACCATATTCAATATCGTGGGGCCCCTTGCGAATCCATTATCGCCAGATTATATGCTTCTCGGTGTGGCAAAACCTGAGATGGCTTATGTCTACGTTGAAGTATTAACGAAGACTGACGTTCAAAAAGCGGCAGTTTACTATAGCTTAGACGGTCTAGATGAGATAAGTGTGGCTCAAGAAACAACGGTCTTCGAAATAGACAAAGAAAGGGTGAAAAGGTACTCACTTTCCCCAGAGGAGTTTGGAATAAAAAGAGCAAAAAAGGAAGATCTCTTGGGTGGTGATCCGCAAAAGAACGCTTTTATTGCAAAAAGGATCTTAAGCGGAAAGGAAAGGGGTCCAAAAAGGGATGTGGTTCTTTTAAACAGCGGATACGGGTTTTACCTTGTGGGAAAGACAAAAAGCATAGGAGAAGGGATCGAGTATGCAAAGGAGGTAATAGATTCGGGTTTGGCGCTAAAGGTCTTAGAGAGCTACGTAGAGGAAAGCAAAAAATGTTTTTAA